In the Caldanaerovirga acetigignens genome, one interval contains:
- a CDS encoding stalk domain-containing protein encodes MRNIRKISVLFLIGVFLLSTVSPLEIYGAGTIKVFLNGREIKPDVPPVMKSSRVLVPFRFLGENLGANVHWDEKTKMITAVKGSTQIILRIGNSVAYINGKPVKLDVPALIVKGRTMVPIRFFSEAFGAQVHWDGAKMAVFITVKEGLAKYILGYYYSQSYDDFIKNVEKLTSIAAKWYTLDENSNLVSYDNSRYIMKPQDYNLVLEAARQKGVKVYALIFESDRARLSQALDTPEKRKALIGQIVSEVEKENYDGVNIDFEYIKPEDKENFNSFIIELYNALKSKNKSLNISLPAKTEKNDWWPAYDYEVLGKYSDFVVIMAYDKSPSAPGPQAGVDWTREVVDYATARIPAQKVVLGVGYYGYAWTDGLRYTVLEEKNQMTYSRILFLDELKSKYGLKMNLDGNSLMAYGSFKDEKGVTYQIWMESGASVDAKCKLVIEKGLKGIAVWRLGYTTASFWQAVYDNFKAAK; translated from the coding sequence TTGAGGAATATTCGAAAAATATCCGTTCTTTTTTTAATCGGAGTCTTTTTATTATCAACGGTGTCGCCTCTTGAAATATACGGTGCCGGAACTATTAAAGTTTTCCTGAATGGCAGGGAAATAAAGCCCGATGTGCCGCCGGTGATGAAATCGAGCAGGGTGCTCGTGCCATTTAGATTTTTGGGCGAAAATTTGGGGGCGAATGTCCATTGGGATGAAAAGACGAAAATGATTACGGCAGTAAAAGGCTCAACTCAGATTATCCTCAGGATAGGTAATTCCGTCGCCTACATAAACGGAAAGCCGGTAAAACTAGATGTTCCTGCTCTGATCGTAAAAGGGAGGACAATGGTCCCCATACGCTTTTTTAGCGAGGCTTTTGGAGCGCAAGTTCACTGGGACGGCGCTAAAATGGCGGTGTTTATAACTGTAAAAGAAGGTCTTGCCAAATACATCTTGGGATATTATTATTCTCAGTCCTACGACGATTTCATAAAGAACGTGGAAAAGCTCACTTCCATCGCGGCCAAGTGGTACACCCTTGACGAAAATTCGAACCTGGTAAGTTACGACAATTCCCGCTATATTATGAAACCGCAGGATTATAATTTAGTACTCGAGGCGGCACGGCAAAAAGGCGTCAAGGTATATGCACTCATTTTTGAATCGGACCGCGCGCGCTTGAGCCAGGCCTTGGATACTCCGGAAAAAAGGAAGGCGCTAATAGGCCAGATAGTAAGTGAGGTAGAAAAAGAAAACTACGACGGCGTCAATATCGACTTCGAATACATAAAACCTGAGGATAAAGAGAATTTTAACAGTTTTATAATTGAGCTATACAATGCCTTAAAATCAAAAAACAAGTCTCTAAACATTTCCCTCCCTGCAAAGACCGAAAAAAACGACTGGTGGCCGGCATACGACTATGAAGTCTTGGGCAAGTACAGCGATTTCGTAGTTATCATGGCTTACGACAAAAGTCCAAGTGCGCCGGGGCCTCAGGCGGGTGTGGATTGGACGAGGGAAGTTGTGGATTATGCCACAGCGAGGATACCGGCTCAGAAGGTTGTCTTAGGTGTGGGCTATTACGGCTATGCCTGGACGGATGGCCTAAGGTACACAGTATTGGAAGAGAAAAATCAGATGACCTATTCGAGAATACTCTTTTTAGATGAATTAAAGAGCAAATACGGCTTGAAAATGAACCTGGACGGAAATTCGCTTATGGCTTACGGAAGTTTTAAAGACGAAAAAGGTGTAACTTATCAAATCTGGATGGAAAGCGGTGCTTCGGTGGATGCCAAATGCAAATTGGTCATAGAAAAAGGCCTCAAGGGAATAGCGGTGTGGAGGTTGGGTTATACCACGGCTAGTTTCTGGCAGGCCGTATACGACAATTTTAAGGCTGCAAAATGA
- a CDS encoding DUF2284 domain-containing protein, giving the protein MRLLEKFKEAEKLLGFAKNCEGVARVELILARDVVVDERVRFQCSHSGCREYGKRFMCPPYVPDVDEFRKLVLKYFMAVILQVEGKTESKDAENEAKRLALLLHEAVYKTEKRAFSSGFHFAAGFIGGPCILCERCPAAAGHGYCVQREKARPSMEAMGIDVFKTCKNAGLEFAFTPGKVVWTGMVLLD; this is encoded by the coding sequence ATGAGGCTGCTGGAAAAATTTAAGGAGGCTGAAAAACTCCTCGGATTTGCAAAAAATTGTGAAGGCGTTGCACGGGTCGAACTCATATTGGCCCGGGACGTAGTGGTGGATGAGCGGGTTAGGTTTCAATGCAGCCATTCGGGCTGCAGGGAGTACGGGAAGAGGTTTATGTGCCCTCCTTATGTGCCGGATGTAGATGAATTTAGAAAACTTGTCTTAAAATACTTTATGGCAGTCATTCTGCAGGTGGAAGGTAAAACCGAAAGCAAAGATGCAGAAAATGAGGCAAAAAGGCTTGCCCTTCTTTTGCACGAGGCAGTGTATAAAACGGAAAAGAGAGCTTTTTCTTCCGGCTTTCATTTTGCTGCCGGGTTTATAGGAGGGCCGTGTATATTGTGTGAAAGATGTCCTGCTGCCGCTGGACACGGTTATTGTGTTCAGAGGGAGAAGGCAAGGCCATCTATGGAAGCAATGGGTATTGATGTATTTAAAACTTGCAAAAATGCAGGGCTAGAATTTGCCTTTACGCCGGGGAAAGTAGTTTGGACCGGAATGGTATTGCTGGACTAA